CGATTTTGGTAAATCCTTAATCAAGGTAGGCGCTTCTTATCAAGAAGTGATTGCCCAAATTAAACAAAAAATTCTTTGCTTAGGGGCGCTTCCCGCCTTTCCCCCTCAGATTGCTCTAAATCATGTAGCTGCTCATTTCTTGCCTCAGCCAGATGAAGATATGACTTTTGGCGAAGATGTAGTCAAGTTAGATGTGGGAGTATGTTATCAGGGGGCGATTGGGGATTGCGCGGTGACAGTAGACTTGTCTGGCAAATATCAAGCCCTCATAGATGCTGTAGAAAATGCTTTATTAAGTGCCGAACAAAGTATTCACGTAGGGTTACCCGTTAAGGAAATAGGGAGAATCATTGAGGATAAAATTGCTTCATATGGATTCAAGCCAGTAAAAAATCTTGCCGGGCATGGGTTAGGTCTCTACAAGGTGCACACGGCTCCCATGATCCCTAATTACTGCGATCATTCTACTGCGGTGGTAAAGGCTGGCATGACGTTTGCTATTGAACCCTTTGCTACCGATGGGAAAGGGCTTATTTATGATTCCGGCGATCCTACCATCTTTTCTTTCGTACGTGCTAGAACTGTGCCTCTCTCTATCCCTCGAGGAGTGATAGCGAAAATCAAGAGTTTTAATGGCCTTCCCTTTTCCATGGATGACCTTATAGGGGGGGAATATGGCCCCAATGAAATTAGAAAGATTTGTGGGGACTTAATTAGAGCCGGAGTGATTATGGGCCATGCACCTCTTTTAGAAGAAGGCCAAGGAATGGTTGCACAAGCAGAAAATTCTGTCATGGTGGATAAAACAGGTAAGGTCTTTGTAACCACCCGGTAAGCAATAGAGCTAAGGATAGAGATTAAGAGCTTGCCTTAAAATTAGGGGCTCAGAAAGCCGCACAGAAAATGAATGGCTGCTTCTTAATAAATCCTAGAGAAGGAGATAGGGAGAAATGCCTCTCTATTCTTCTTGGAAATTAGCCAAAAAAGCTTTCAGCTATTCCTGTATTCAGAGATTTTTTTATAATCTTGGCGTACAAGTTTCCACAACTGATCGGCGCGCAGTTTTCGACGTAATTTCTTATCAGAAGTTTCGCTCCCGGGGAATTTTTCCATGTCAAACTTTGCGCCAAAAGAGAGAAAAAGAGGCGTACAGCGCGTATGACGATGCTCACCTAGCTCTTTTTTAATGCTATTAGGAGGGGGGAGCAAATCATAAGTGGCTAAAGCCAGAGGATAAAAATGAGTGGGGTGTGCAGCTTGCTGCGACATCAGCCAAAACATTTCGATACTTTGAGAATCAAAGGGGGCGACATCCAGGCTTCCTTGCTCATCTGGACGGTCT
The Parachlamydia sp. AcF125 genome window above contains:
- the map gene encoding type II methionyl aminopeptidase, coding for MNEKYKQDFIRAGKIANEVRDFGKSLIKVGASYQEVIAQIKQKILCLGALPAFPPQIALNHVAAHFLPQPDEDMTFGEDVVKLDVGVCYQGAIGDCAVTVDLSGKYQALIDAVENALLSAEQSIHVGLPVKEIGRIIEDKIASYGFKPVKNLAGHGLGLYKVHTAPMIPNYCDHSTAVVKAGMTFAIEPFATDGKGLIYDSGDPTIFSFVRARTVPLSIPRGVIAKIKSFNGLPFSMDDLIGGEYGPNEIRKICGDLIRAGVIMGHAPLLEEGQGMVAQAENSVMVDKTGKVFVTTR